The Candidatus Binatia bacterium DNA segment ACAAACATCACGGTCTGTCCGTCCTGTCTAAGCTTCTCCGCAAGATCGCTCCACTCTCCCGCCCTGATATCCAGAATATCGAGCAGCTTTTTGTTGCCGAGCGCGACTGTTTTACCATCCACTAACCCGACGATTCCTCTTCCGGTCAGAGATTTAAACTGAGACGCGGCGGAGAATGTCACTCCTCTCTCCTCGGCGGCCGATACGATCGCGCCCGCCAAAGGATGCTCGCTGTTGCGCTCCAGGCTCGCCGCCAACCGAAGGACCTCCAACTCATCGCCGTTTTCGAGAGTGACGATGGACGTGACCCGCGGCCTGCCTTCCGTCAGCGTTCCCGTCTTGTCCACGACCAGCGTGTCCACCTTCTGCATGACTTCGAGGGCTTCGGCATTTTTGATCAGGACTCCGGCGCCAGCGCCTCGCCCGATACCGACCATGATCGACATCGGCGTGGCTAAACCAAGAGCGCACGGGCACGCGATGATCAACACCGCGACGGCGTTGACGAGGGCGTACGTCATCCGCGGCTCCGGACCGACGATGCTCCAGACGATGAACGTGACGATCGCGATGAAGACCACCGCCGGAACAAAGTAACCGGCAACGACATCCGCTAGTTTTTGAATCGGCGCGCGGCTACGCTGAGCTTCGCTCACCATGCGCACGATCTGCGCGAGCAGCGTTTCGCTCCCGACGCGCTCCGCCCGCATCACGAAGCTGCCGGTGCCGTTCACCGTGCCGCCGGTGACCTTGCTGCCCGCGGTCTTTTCCATCGGAATCGGCTCGCCGGTAACCATCGACTCATCGACGGAAGTCGCGCCTTCCAGGACGACGCCATCGACGGGAATTTTTTCTCCGGGGCGTACTCTCAGGCGATCTCCGGGACGAATGCGGTCCAGCGGGACGTCTATTTCGCGACCGTCGTCATGAATCAAGCGCGCGGTCTTGGGAGCGAGTCCCAGCAGCGCTTTGATGGCGCTGCTCGTCCGGCTGCGCGCGCGGAGTTCGAGCACTTGACCGAGCAGCACCAAAGTCGTGATGACCGCGGCGGCGTCGAAGTAGACACCGACTTCGCCATTGTGCATGCGGAACGATTCCGGGAACAAATTCGGAAAAATCGTCGCAACGACACTGTAGACGTACGCGGCGCCGACGCCGATGGCGATGAGCGTAAACATGTTCGGGCTGCGGTTCATGATCGAGGCCCAGCCGCGCTCGAAGAACGGCCGGCCGCACCAGAGAACGACCGGCGTTGCTAGGAAAAGCTGAATCCAATTGAGAAGCCCGATCGGCAACAGCCGCTCAACGGGTCGGCCAGGAATGAGGTCGGACATGGCCAAGAAAAATATCGGCGCGGTAAGAACCACGCCGATCCAGAACCGGCGCGTCATGTCGATGAGCTCGGGATTCGGCTGCTCTTCGAGCGTCACCGTTCTTGGTTCCAGCGCCATGCCGCAAATGGGACAAGAGCCAGGCTCCGGCCGGACGATTTCAGGATGCATCGGGCAGACGTATTCGGTGCGCGTCGCTGCCGGCGCAACGGTGAGCAGATCCAACGCCATGCCGCACTTCGGGCAAGCTCCCGGTTTCGCTTGCCGCACTTCGGGATCCATCGGGCACGTATACACCGCGCCCGGAGGAGTTTCTTTCACCGGTTCTAAGGGAAGCTCCGGCTGGGAGGAAAGATATTTTTCGGGATTTTTCTTGAACGTCTCGAGGCAATAAGGATGGCAGAAGTAATACGTCTTGCCACTGTGCTCGGTCTTTGCCGCGGCAGTCGCTTCATC contains these protein-coding regions:
- a CDS encoding heavy metal translocating P-type ATPase; the encoded protein is MAVDPVCKMEVDEATAAAKTEHSGKTYYFCHPYCLETFKKNPEKYLSSQPELPLEPVKETPPGAVYTCPMDPEVRQAKPGACPKCGMALDLLTVAPAATRTEYVCPMHPEIVRPEPGSCPICGMALEPRTVTLEEQPNPELIDMTRRFWIGVVLTAPIFFLAMSDLIPGRPVERLLPIGLLNWIQLFLATPVVLWCGRPFFERGWASIMNRSPNMFTLIAIGVGAAYVYSVVATIFPNLFPESFRMHNGEVGVYFDAAAVITTLVLLGQVLELRARSRTSSAIKALLGLAPKTARLIHDDGREIDVPLDRIRPGDRLRVRPGEKIPVDGVVLEGATSVDESMVTGEPIPMEKTAGSKVTGGTVNGTGSFVMRAERVGSETLLAQIVRMVSEAQRSRAPIQKLADVVAGYFVPAVVFIAIVTFIVWSIVGPEPRMTYALVNAVAVLIIACPCALGLATPMSIMVGIGRGAGAGVLIKNAEALEVMQKVDTLVVDKTGTLTEGRPRVTSIVTLENGDELEVLRLAASLERNSEHPLAGAIVSAAEERGVTFSAASQFKSLTGRGIVGLVDGKTVALGNKKLLDILDIRAGEWSDLAEKLRQDGQTVMFVVIENTVAGLLGVADPVKRSTPEAIRMLHVDGVKIVMLTGDNRTTAQAVAKKLGIDEFEAEVLPEQKLAVVKRLQAEGRMVAMAGDGINDAPALAQAQVGIAMGTGTDVAIESAAITLVKGDLRGIAKARRLSRATMRNIRQNLFFAFIYNILGVPIAAGALYPFFGLLLSPVIASAAMTFSSVSVISNALRLNKLEL